Proteins co-encoded in one Bradyrhizobium sp. 170 genomic window:
- a CDS encoding MarR family winged helix-turn-helix transcriptional regulator, translating into MTARREHRLVFLLNVAQRRLQRWMAARTQHSGVTAAQSGLLFILGRRDGVLMGEAGAALDLGPPGISGLVDRMTAANLIKRRADPDDGRAWRLWLTPAGRAAMAQSKAGLAEVNARLTDGFTDAEIDAVARWLTTMQIRFPRGEDE; encoded by the coding sequence ATGACCGCACGTCGCGAGCATCGCCTGGTGTTCCTGCTCAACGTTGCGCAGCGCCGGCTGCAGCGCTGGATGGCGGCGCGAACCCAGCACAGCGGGGTAACGGCAGCTCAGTCCGGTTTGCTGTTCATTCTGGGTCGGCGCGATGGCGTGTTGATGGGCGAGGCGGGCGCGGCGCTCGATCTCGGACCACCGGGCATCAGCGGGCTCGTTGACCGGATGACGGCGGCGAACCTGATCAAGCGGCGGGCCGATCCGGATGACGGGCGCGCATGGCGTCTCTGGCTGACGCCGGCCGGTCGCGCGGCGATGGCGCAGTCGAAAGCGGGGCTCGCTGAGGTCAACGCGCGCCTCACGGACGGATTTACGGACGCCGAGATCGACGCCGTCGCGCGCTGGCTCACCACCATGCAAATCAGATTTCCCAGAGGAGAAGACGAATGA
- a CDS encoding enoyl-CoA hydratase, producing the protein MTEHIKIEKSDGILSLTMARPDKKNALTNAMYGALANAIEGAETDPSVRVLLIRGEGDMFTAGNDVGEFAAIATGAVQGERHVGRFLQALAKSSRPLVAAVQGRAVGIGTTMLLHCDLVVLAENALLSTPFVNLALVPEASSSLLMPLRIGYARAFEMFALGDAVDARSAFAWGIANRVVPLDKLDAEAKALASRLAKQPAGAVSTTKRLMRNPELLMAQIKAESEQFAARLKTAEAREAFVAFAERRPPDFLKLAKQPA; encoded by the coding sequence ATGACCGAGCATATCAAGATCGAGAAGAGCGACGGGATTTTGAGCCTGACGATGGCCCGCCCCGACAAGAAGAATGCGCTGACCAATGCGATGTACGGCGCGCTGGCTAACGCAATCGAAGGCGCGGAGACCGATCCATCCGTCCGCGTCCTCCTGATCCGCGGCGAGGGCGACATGTTCACCGCAGGTAACGACGTCGGCGAGTTCGCCGCCATCGCGACAGGCGCGGTTCAGGGCGAGCGGCATGTCGGCCGTTTCCTGCAGGCGCTCGCCAAATCGAGCCGCCCACTGGTCGCCGCCGTCCAGGGGCGCGCCGTCGGCATCGGCACCACGATGCTGTTGCATTGCGATCTGGTCGTGCTGGCCGAGAACGCGCTGCTGTCGACGCCGTTCGTCAATCTCGCATTGGTGCCGGAAGCGTCTTCCAGCCTGTTGATGCCGCTCCGCATCGGCTATGCGCGCGCCTTCGAAATGTTCGCGCTCGGTGACGCCGTCGATGCCAGGTCCGCGTTTGCGTGGGGGATCGCCAACCGGGTGGTGCCGCTCGACAAACTCGACGCTGAAGCGAAGGCGTTGGCATCCCGGCTGGCGAAACAGCCGGCGGGTGCCGTCAGCACGACGAAACGTCTGATGCGCAATCCGGAGCTTCTCATGGCGCAGATCAAGGCGGAAAGCGAGCAGTTCGCGGCACGCCTGAAAACCGCCGAGGCGCGCGAGGCCTTTGTCGCGTTCGCCGAACGCCGGCCGCCGGACTTCCTGAAACTCGCAAAACAGCCGGCGTAA
- a CDS encoding choline dehydrogenase, translating into MNKNNEAAEFDYVIVGAGSAGCVLANRLSADGKHSVLLLEAGPKDSNLWIHVPLGYGKLFKEKSVNWMYQTEPEPGLNGRQVFQPRGKVLGGSSSINGLLYVRGQHEDYDRWRQRGNAGWGYDDVLPYFKKAENQQRGPDKYHGSGGPLPVSDWRHADPLSEAFVVAAAETGIPTNPDFNGATQEGAGFFQTTTRRGRRASTAFSYLRPAKSRSNLHVETSALAQRILFEGRRAKAVEYKQDGRVRTARARKEILVSSGAYNSPQLLQLSGVGPADLLKQHGIEIVLDAPGVGNDLQDHLQVRLITRCAQKVTLNDVVNNPVRRVMAGIQYAALRKGPLTIAAGTSGAFFKTSPRLASPDIQIHFLPFSTDKMGEKLHALSGFTASVCQLRPESRGSLRIKSADASVPPEIRINYLATETDRRAFIDGIRILRKILAAPALKAYAVAEVDPGPKVQSDDELLDFCRRTGSTVYHPTSTCRMGSDALAVVDQRLRVRGIEGLRVVDASVMPDLMSGNTNAPTIMIAEKASDMILEDAR; encoded by the coding sequence ATGAACAAGAACAATGAAGCTGCCGAATTCGACTACGTCATCGTCGGCGCCGGCTCGGCCGGATGCGTGCTCGCCAATCGCCTGAGCGCCGACGGCAAGCATTCTGTCTTGCTGCTGGAGGCCGGACCGAAAGACAGCAATCTCTGGATCCACGTGCCGCTCGGCTATGGAAAACTGTTCAAGGAGAAATCCGTCAACTGGATGTACCAGACCGAGCCCGAGCCGGGCTTGAACGGCAGGCAGGTGTTCCAGCCGCGCGGAAAAGTGCTCGGCGGTTCGAGCTCGATCAACGGCCTGCTCTATGTGCGGGGCCAGCACGAGGATTACGATCGCTGGCGTCAGCGCGGCAATGCCGGCTGGGGCTATGACGACGTGCTGCCCTATTTCAAGAAGGCCGAGAACCAACAGCGCGGTCCGGACAAATACCACGGCAGCGGCGGCCCGCTGCCGGTTTCCGACTGGCGTCACGCCGACCCGCTGTCGGAGGCTTTCGTCGTCGCCGCCGCCGAGACCGGCATTCCGACCAATCCCGATTTCAACGGCGCAACCCAGGAAGGCGCGGGATTTTTCCAGACCACGACAAGGCGCGGCCGCCGCGCCAGCACGGCGTTCTCCTATCTGCGTCCGGCGAAGAGCCGCAGCAATTTGCACGTCGAGACTTCGGCGCTGGCGCAGCGCATACTGTTCGAAGGGCGGCGCGCGAAGGCGGTCGAATACAAGCAGGACGGTCGCGTGCGCACCGCGCGGGCGCGCAAGGAAATCCTGGTCTCCAGCGGCGCGTATAACTCGCCGCAGCTGCTGCAGCTCTCCGGCGTGGGACCGGCCGACTTGTTGAAGCAGCACGGCATCGAGATCGTGCTCGACGCGCCGGGCGTCGGCAACGATCTGCAGGATCACTTGCAGGTGCGCTTGATTACGCGCTGTGCGCAGAAGGTCACGCTCAACGACGTGGTCAACAATCCGGTACGCAGGGTGATGGCGGGCATTCAGTACGCCGCCTTGCGCAAGGGGCCGTTGACGATTGCCGCCGGAACTTCGGGCGCGTTCTTCAAGACCAGTCCGCGGCTGGCCTCGCCCGATATTCAGATTCACTTCCTGCCGTTCTCGACGGACAAGATGGGCGAGAAGCTTCACGCGCTTTCCGGGTTCACCGCATCGGTCTGCCAGTTGCGCCCCGAAAGCCGCGGCTCGCTGCGCATCAAGAGCGCCGATGCTTCCGTGCCGCCGGAAATCCGCATCAACTATCTCGCAACAGAAACCGATCGCCGCGCCTTCATCGACGGCATCCGCATCCTGCGCAAGATTCTCGCAGCACCCGCGCTGAAGGCCTACGCAGTCGCGGAGGTCGATCCCGGTCCGAAGGTGCAGAGCGACGACGAGTTGCTGGATTTCTGCCGCCGCACCGGCAGCACGGTCTATCACCCGACCTCGACCTGTCGCATGGGCAGCGATGCGCTCGCCGTCGTCGACCAGCGCTTGCGCGTGCGCGGCATCGAAGGCCTGCGCGTGGTCGATGCGTCTGTTATGCCGGACCTGATGTCGGGCAATACCAACGCGCCGACCATCATGATCGCGGAGAAGGCGTCCGATATGATCCTGGAGGATGCGCGGTAA